One Malania oleifera isolate guangnan ecotype guangnan chromosome 10, ASM2987363v1, whole genome shotgun sequence genomic region harbors:
- the LOC131167105 gene encoding uncharacterized protein LOC131167105 isoform X2 has protein sequence MGISVDANPPVAITLRAIEATPATFEEYGQVIEASSGAEEFGPHDAQLDVARGIPRFYIMHLEGRSRQFFAITHHASVTQCLGSIGGHVWYLGVAKSSMLDSNEIEGDEHGKNVVRSHCGHFYVPPAVSDVCAFRISGPKFLKLNRGTWHAGPLFTADAMDFYNLELSNTNVVDHTTHNFKKENGVMFFIEDE, from the exons ATGGGGATCTCCGTCGATGCGAACCCACCGGTTGCGATCACGCTGAGGGCCATAGAGGCAACTCCGGCGACCTTCGAAGAGTACGGACAGGTGATCGAGGCTTCGTCGGGCGCCGAAGAGTTCGGGCCTCACGATGCCCAGCTAGACGTCGCCCGAGGAATCCCGAG GTTCTACATCATGCATCTCGAGGGCCGGTCACGTCAGTTTTTTGCGATCACACACCATGCAAGTGTGACTCAGTGCCTTGGTTCAATTGGCGGCCATGTTTGGTATCTTGGAGTTGCCAAGTCATCCATGTTGGATTCAAATGAAATTGAAGGTGATGAGCATGGGAAGAATGTTGTGCGCTCACATTGTGGCCATTTCTATGTGCCTCCTGCTGTTAGCGATGTCTGTGCTTTCAGAATTTCAGGTCCTAAGTTTTTGAAGCTTAATCGTGGGACATGGCATGCTGGACCTCTGTTCACAGCTGATGCTATGGACTTCTACAACTTAGAACTAAGCAACACAAAT GTGGTGGATCACACTACGCATAACTTCAAGAAGGAAAATGGGGTGATGTTTTTTATTGAAGATGAATAG
- the LOC131167105 gene encoding uncharacterized protein LOC131167105 isoform X3, with amino-acid sequence MGISVDANPPVAITLRAIEATPATFEEYGQVIEASSGAEEFGPHDAQLDVARGIPRFYIMHLEGRSRQFFAITHHASVTQCLGSIGGHVWYLGVAKSSMLDSNEIEGDEHGKNVVRSHCGHFYVPPAVSDVCAFRISGPKFLKLNRGTWHAGPLFTADAMDFYNLELSNTNYNKVAHSPPNMNRPFRFSC; translated from the exons ATGGGGATCTCCGTCGATGCGAACCCACCGGTTGCGATCACGCTGAGGGCCATAGAGGCAACTCCGGCGACCTTCGAAGAGTACGGACAGGTGATCGAGGCTTCGTCGGGCGCCGAAGAGTTCGGGCCTCACGATGCCCAGCTAGACGTCGCCCGAGGAATCCCGAG GTTCTACATCATGCATCTCGAGGGCCGGTCACGTCAGTTTTTTGCGATCACACACCATGCAAGTGTGACTCAGTGCCTTGGTTCAATTGGCGGCCATGTTTGGTATCTTGGAGTTGCCAAGTCATCCATGTTGGATTCAAATGAAATTGAAGGTGATGAGCATGGGAAGAATGTTGTGCGCTCACATTGTGGCCATTTCTATGTGCCTCCTGCTGTTAGCGATGTCTGTGCTTTCAGAATTTCAGGTCCTAAGTTTTTGAAGCTTAATCGTGGGACATGGCATGCTGGACCTCTGTTCACAGCTGATGCTATGGACTTCTACAACTTAGAACTAAGCAACACAAAT TACAACAAAGTTGCTCATTCTCCTCCCAATATGAACCGGCCATTTAGATTTTCTTGCTAG
- the LOC131167105 gene encoding uncharacterized protein LOC131167105 isoform X1 produces MGISVDANPPVAITLRAIEATPATFEEYGQVIEASSGAEEFGPHDAQLDVARGIPRFYIMHLEGRSRQFFAITHHASVTQCLGSIGGHVWYLGVAKSSMLDSNEIEGDEHGKNVVRSHCGHFYVPPAVSDVCAFRISGPKFLKLNRGTWHAGPLFTADAMDFYNLELSNTNILTVARAITFYLCRYCFQYNKVAHSPPNMNRPFRFSC; encoded by the exons ATGGGGATCTCCGTCGATGCGAACCCACCGGTTGCGATCACGCTGAGGGCCATAGAGGCAACTCCGGCGACCTTCGAAGAGTACGGACAGGTGATCGAGGCTTCGTCGGGCGCCGAAGAGTTCGGGCCTCACGATGCCCAGCTAGACGTCGCCCGAGGAATCCCGAG GTTCTACATCATGCATCTCGAGGGCCGGTCACGTCAGTTTTTTGCGATCACACACCATGCAAGTGTGACTCAGTGCCTTGGTTCAATTGGCGGCCATGTTTGGTATCTTGGAGTTGCCAAGTCATCCATGTTGGATTCAAATGAAATTGAAGGTGATGAGCATGGGAAGAATGTTGTGCGCTCACATTGTGGCCATTTCTATGTGCCTCCTGCTGTTAGCGATGTCTGTGCTTTCAGAATTTCAGGTCCTAAGTTTTTGAAGCTTAATCGTGGGACATGGCATGCTGGACCTCTGTTCACAGCTGATGCTATGGACTTCTACAACTTAGAACTAAGCAACACAAAT ATATTGACAGTAGCCCGAGCTATTACGTTTTACCTGTGCCGTTATTGCTTCCAGTACAACAAAGTTGCTCATTCTCCTCCCAATATGAACCGGCCATTTAGATTTTCTTGCTAG
- the LOC131167105 gene encoding uncharacterized protein LOC131167105 isoform X4 — MGISVDANPPVAITLRAIEATPATFEEYGQVIEASSGAEEFGPHDAQLDVARGIPRFYIMHLEGRSRQFFAITHHASVTQCLGSIGGHVWYLGVAKSSMLDSNEIEGDEHGKNVVRSHCGHFYVPPAVSDVCAFRISGPKFLKLNRGTWHAGPLFTADAMDFYNLELSNTNER; from the exons ATGGGGATCTCCGTCGATGCGAACCCACCGGTTGCGATCACGCTGAGGGCCATAGAGGCAACTCCGGCGACCTTCGAAGAGTACGGACAGGTGATCGAGGCTTCGTCGGGCGCCGAAGAGTTCGGGCCTCACGATGCCCAGCTAGACGTCGCCCGAGGAATCCCGAG GTTCTACATCATGCATCTCGAGGGCCGGTCACGTCAGTTTTTTGCGATCACACACCATGCAAGTGTGACTCAGTGCCTTGGTTCAATTGGCGGCCATGTTTGGTATCTTGGAGTTGCCAAGTCATCCATGTTGGATTCAAATGAAATTGAAGGTGATGAGCATGGGAAGAATGTTGTGCGCTCACATTGTGGCCATTTCTATGTGCCTCCTGCTGTTAGCGATGTCTGTGCTTTCAGAATTTCAGGTCCTAAGTTTTTGAAGCTTAATCGTGGGACATGGCATGCTGGACCTCTGTTCACAGCTGATGCTATGGACTTCTACAACTTAGAACTAAGCAACACAAAT GAAAGATAA
- the LOC131167103 gene encoding pentatricopeptide repeat-containing protein At2g16880: MDPSSLPKPPLKPSQIIETITSILIADNTRLHSLTPYIPHLTPSLILSILSSKTLASRPYTVLSFFKWSQHHILNFSRNPTDALPSLLTVLPSLFRYNKFSDAKSLIVYFITSDRRHDLLRSILHTPRNLPAPSKALLDTAIGAYVQSGRPHNATQIFKKMKRLRLRPNLLTCNTLLNSLVRYPSLHSISFSREIFNDAIKLGVAPNTSTLNILMYGYCLENKFEDAMEFLKSMGEYGCSPDNVTYNTLLDALCKKGRLNEARDLLLDMKNRGLMPNRNTYNILVYGYCKLGWLKEAAKIIELMTQSNLLPDIWTYNMLINGLCNEQRVDEAFRLRDEMENLKLLSDVVTYNTLINGCVELGRSSQAFRLLEEMSEKGVKMNAVSHNIMVKWFCREGKMDEARNAVRKMEESGFPSDCITYNTLIDGYCKVRNMGEAFKMMDEMGRKGLKMDNFTLNTILHTLCGEKELGKAYELLNIASKRGYFLDAVSYGTLIVGYFKEEKVDKALKLWDEMKEKGVIPDIVTYNSIIGGLCKSGKTEQAISKLNELLENGLVPDETTYNTIIHGYCQKGDVEKAFQFHNKMVENSFKPDVFTCNILLSGLCKEGMLEKALKLFNTWISKGKEIDAVTYNTLITSLCKEEKFEDAFDLLTEMEEKKLGPDHYTYNAILSALTEAGRIKEAEEFMSKMVEAGKLPDQSLQKDKCEDVKIREFQEESDPSSIAYSEQISKLCTGGRFRDAVRVLEELTQKGIAVNKSTYITLMDGFIRHRKSISKEA; encoded by the coding sequence ATGGATCCATCCTCCCTCCCGAAACCTCCATTGAAACCATCCCAAATCATCGAAACCATCACTTCCATTCTCATTGCCGACAACACCCGTCTTCATTCTCTCACCCCATACATCCCCCATCTCACTCCATCCCTAATCCTCTCCATCCTCTCctccaaaaccctagcttctcgTCCCTACACCGTCCTCTCCTTCTTCAAATGGTCCCAACACCACATCCTCAACTTCTCTCGCAATCCCACAGACGCCCTCCCTTCCCTTCTCACTGTCCTCCCTTCCCTTTTCCGCTACAACAAGTTCTCCGATGCCAAATCCCTCATTGTTTATTTCATTACCTCCGATCGCCGCCATGATCTCCTCCGCTCTATCCTCCACACGCCCCGGAACCTCCCCGCCCCGTCAAAAGCCCTCCTCGATACCGCCATTGGGGCCTACGTCCAGTCGGGTCGCCCCCACAATGCCACCCaaattttcaagaaaatgaaGCGGCTCCGCCTCCGCCCAAATCTTCTTACGTGTAATACGCTGCTCAATTCTTTGGTAAGATACCCATCTCTGCATTCAATTTCGTTTTCTAGAGAGATTTTCAATGACGCGATTAAACTGGGGGTTGCTCCAAACACGAGCACTCTTAATATATTGATGTATGGGTATTGTTTGGAGAATAAATTTGAGGATGCTATGGAGTTTCTGAAATCAATGGGAGAATATGGTTGTTCCCCGGATAATGTGACTTACAATACATTATTAGATGCACTGTGTAAGAAGGGTCGGTTGAATGAAGCCCGAGACTTGCTGTTGGATATGAAGAATAGAGGATTGATGCCAAATAGAAATACCTATAATATTTTGGTTTATGGGTATTGTAAGTTGGGGTGGTTGAAGGAAGCAGCTAAGATAATTGAGTTGATGACTCAAAGTAATTTATTGCCGGATATTTGGACCTATAACATGTTGATTAATGGTTTGTGTAATGAGCAAAGAGTGGATGAAGCTTTCAGGCTGCGAGATGAAATGGAGAACTTGAAATTGCTGTCTGATGTCGTCACTTATAACACTTTGATTAATGGGTGTGTTGAGCTGGGAAGAAGTTCACAGGCATTCAGATTGCTAGAAGAGATGAGTGAAAAGGGGGTTAAAATGAATGCTGTCTCCCACAATATAATGGTTAAGTGGTTTTGTCGGGAAGGGAAGATGGATGAAGCAAGGAATGCTGTTCGGAAGATGGAAGAAAGTGGGTTTCCCTCAGATTGCATTACTTACAATACTTTAATTGATGGTTATTGTAAAGTCCGGAACATGGGAGAAGCTTTCAAAATGATGGATGAGATGGGTAGAAAGGGTTTAAAGATGGATAACTTTACCTTAAATACCATTCTTCACACACTCTGTGGGGAGAAGGAGCTTGGCAAGGCCTACGAGTTGCTTAATATTGCTAGTAAGCGGGGTTATTTTCTTGATGCTGTGAGCTATGGCACTTTGATCGTGGGATATTTTAAGGAAGAAAAAGTAGACAAGGCTTTGAAGCTTTGGGATGAGATGAAAGAGAAAGGGGTCATTCCAGATATTGTCACATATAATTCTATAATTGGAGGGCTCTGCAAGTCAGGAAAAACTGAACAAGCAATCAGCAAGTTGAATGAACTTCTAGAGAATGGACTGGTCCCGGATGAAACCACATACAACACAATTATTCATGGGTATTGCCAGAAAGGAGATGTTGAGAAAGCATTTCAATTTCACAACAAAATGGTTGAAAATTCATTCAAACCAGATGTATTTACATGTAATATTCTTCTTTCCGGGCTTTGTAAGGAAGGGATGCTAGAAAAGGCTCTTAAGCTCTTCAACACATGGATCTCAAAAGGGAAAGAAATTGATGCAGTTACCTACAACACATTGATAACAAGCCTATGCAAAGAAGAAAAATTTGAGGATGCTTTTGATCTTCTCACAGAAATGGAGGAAAAGAAACTAGGGCCCGACCATTATACGTATAATGCCATTCTCAGTGCCCTTACTGAGGCAGGTAGGATTAAGGAAGCTGAGGAGTTTATGTCAAAGATGGTTGAAGCAGGTAAATTACCTGATCAGTCCTTACAAAAGGACAAGTGTGAAGATGTGAAGATTAGGGAATTTCAGGAGGAATCTGATCCAAGTTCTATAGCTTACTCAGAGCAGATCAGTAAGCTCTGTACTGGAGGGAGATTCAGGGATGCAGTGCGTGTTTTGGAGGAGCTGACACAAAAAGGAATTGCTGTAAATAAATCTACCTACATTACTTTGATGGATGGGTTCATCAGGCATCGAAAAAGCATATCAAAAGAAGCCTGA